One Roseomonas sp. OT10 DNA window includes the following coding sequences:
- a CDS encoding BPTD_3080 family restriction endonuclease: protein MTGPVIDNPILNSPFAEPSRHWELDESGIPTGTPALGRRRSEFIVPVPPPKHKVKAQATLDLEDEYGKRQPNDYINEIRAKVAQWRSLGEQGLRPVTPVTARLLRHWREQGRARPLFFCQVEAVETAIWLTEVAPRAETERLRTLNSEANPDLLRIAFKLATGAGKTTVMGMLIAWQTLNAARTRNSTRFTDAFLIVAPGLTVRDRLRVLHPSDPSNIYAALDIVPRELRDDLQRARIVITNFHAFKKRETLEAPKLAKEILAGRTGKVERPETDGQMAQRICKDLLGRKRIIVINDEAHHCYRQKVGAADDASAKLDAEGKAEAKKNNAAARLWISGIEALQRVVGQPVLVYDLSATPFFLRGSGYPEGTLFPWVVSDFSLIDAIECGIVKVPRVPVQDLPGADEPVYRHVYRYIQEHSDVKLPKAGRAKQGKPLTPDQLPSQLTGALQALYGHYRQVFENWASRGGSTPPVFIVVCNNTATSKLVHDWIAGYERIETDAAGAERRVIVPGNLPLLSNVTQAGIGQSSMVERPVTILIDSEELESGEALSDNFRKLAGPEIDAFKRELRARGRHADAETVTDSDLLREVMNTVGQPGRLGEPIRCVVSVSMLTEGWDARTVTHVLGVRAFGTQLLCEQVIGRALRRVSYDPVGVDDAGNAMFAPEYAEVLGIPFSFVPANSKADYTPPKKTTQIHAVLPERAALEIRFPRVIGYRTLLPPGRITAAFTNESRLEIDPTDAPPEAVSAAIIGAEHTLTLNDLRHQRDTTIAFHLAGHTLRTWFRDSEDHLKPWLFPPLLTITRRWMAECLTCIGGTFPAYLLWRDIGDKAAERIFRACTPEVAGPGTLRPILDPYNEAGSSRHVSFATTKTNFWTPDAQKCQVNLIVCDENWEAAAAQALDGMQEVLRYVKNDRLGFEVPYVDGSTERHYRPDFIVVVDDGRGPDDPLHLVLEVKGRQTAQDDAKHDTMRKLWVPAVNALGRFGRWDFCRVDGPYGVDEIIRRRLNADALSRAA from the coding sequence GTGACAGGCCCCGTGATCGACAACCCGATTCTCAACAGCCCCTTCGCGGAACCCTCCCGCCATTGGGAGCTCGACGAGAGCGGCATCCCCACCGGCACCCCGGCGCTCGGCCGGCGGCGCAGCGAATTCATCGTCCCCGTCCCCCCGCCGAAGCACAAGGTGAAGGCCCAGGCCACCCTCGACCTGGAGGATGAGTACGGGAAGCGCCAGCCAAACGACTACATCAATGAAATCAGGGCCAAAGTTGCCCAATGGCGCTCCCTCGGCGAACAGGGCCTGCGTCCCGTCACGCCCGTCACCGCCCGCCTGCTGCGCCACTGGCGGGAACAGGGCCGCGCGCGCCCGCTCTTCTTCTGCCAGGTCGAGGCGGTTGAGACCGCCATCTGGCTGACCGAAGTGGCCCCCCGCGCCGAGACCGAACGGCTGCGTACCCTCAATTCGGAGGCCAACCCGGACCTCCTGCGCATCGCTTTCAAGCTGGCGACCGGCGCCGGCAAGACCACCGTCATGGGCATGCTGATTGCCTGGCAGACCCTCAACGCCGCGCGCACGCGCAACTCGACCCGCTTCACCGACGCCTTCCTGATCGTGGCCCCCGGCCTGACGGTGAGGGACCGCCTGCGCGTGCTCCACCCGTCCGACCCCTCCAACATCTACGCCGCCCTCGACATCGTGCCGCGGGAGCTGCGCGACGACCTCCAGCGCGCCCGGATCGTCATCACCAACTTCCACGCCTTCAAGAAGCGCGAGACGCTCGAGGCGCCGAAGTTGGCGAAGGAGATCCTGGCCGGCCGCACCGGCAAGGTCGAGCGCCCCGAAACCGATGGCCAGATGGCGCAGCGCATCTGCAAGGACCTGCTTGGCCGCAAGCGCATCATCGTCATCAATGACGAAGCCCACCACTGCTATCGCCAGAAGGTCGGCGCAGCGGATGACGCCAGCGCGAAGCTCGACGCTGAAGGCAAGGCGGAGGCCAAGAAGAACAACGCCGCTGCCCGCCTCTGGATCAGCGGCATCGAGGCTCTGCAACGCGTCGTCGGCCAGCCTGTCCTGGTCTACGATCTCTCCGCCACGCCCTTCTTCCTGCGCGGCTCAGGCTACCCCGAGGGCACGCTCTTCCCCTGGGTCGTCTCCGACTTCTCGCTGATCGACGCCATCGAATGCGGCATCGTGAAGGTGCCGCGCGTCCCGGTGCAGGACCTGCCAGGCGCCGACGAGCCGGTCTATCGCCACGTCTATCGCTACATCCAGGAACATTCTGATGTGAAGCTGCCCAAGGCTGGCCGGGCCAAGCAGGGCAAGCCGCTCACGCCGGACCAGCTTCCCTCCCAGCTCACCGGCGCGCTCCAGGCGCTATACGGCCACTACCGCCAGGTGTTCGAGAACTGGGCCAGCCGCGGCGGCAGCACGCCGCCCGTCTTTATCGTGGTCTGCAACAACACCGCCACCTCGAAGCTCGTGCATGACTGGATCGCCGGCTACGAGCGCATCGAGACTGACGCCGCGGGCGCGGAGCGCCGCGTCATCGTGCCCGGCAACCTGCCGCTCCTCTCCAACGTCACCCAGGCCGGCATCGGCCAGAGCAGCATGGTGGAGCGCCCCGTCACCATCCTGATCGACAGCGAAGAACTCGAATCCGGCGAGGCCCTGTCGGACAACTTCCGGAAGCTGGCTGGTCCCGAGATTGACGCCTTCAAGCGCGAACTCCGCGCCCGCGGTCGCCATGCGGATGCCGAGACGGTCACCGACAGTGACCTGCTGCGGGAGGTGATGAACACCGTCGGCCAGCCCGGCCGGCTGGGCGAGCCTATCCGCTGCGTGGTCTCCGTCTCCATGCTGACCGAGGGGTGGGACGCGCGCACCGTTACCCATGTGCTGGGTGTGCGCGCCTTCGGCACGCAATTGCTGTGCGAGCAGGTGATCGGCCGTGCGCTGCGCCGTGTCTCCTATGACCCGGTCGGCGTGGACGACGCCGGCAATGCGATGTTCGCGCCGGAATATGCCGAGGTGCTGGGCATCCCGTTCAGTTTCGTGCCGGCCAATTCCAAGGCCGACTACACCCCGCCGAAGAAGACCACCCAGATCCATGCCGTGCTGCCGGAGCGTGCGGCGCTGGAAATCCGCTTCCCCCGCGTGATCGGCTATCGCACCTTGCTGCCGCCCGGCCGCATCACCGCCGCCTTCACCAACGAGAGCCGCCTCGAGATCGATCCGACGGACGCGCCGCCCGAAGCCGTCAGCGCCGCCATCATCGGCGCCGAGCACACGCTGACGCTGAACGACCTGCGCCATCAGCGCGACACCACCATCGCCTTTCACCTGGCGGGCCACACGCTGCGCACCTGGTTCCGCGACAGCGAGGACCACCTGAAGCCCTGGCTGTTCCCGCCGCTGCTCACCATCACGCGGCGCTGGATGGCGGAATGCCTGACCTGCATCGGCGGTACCTTCCCGGCCTACCTGCTGTGGCGTGACATCGGCGACAAGGCCGCGGAGCGCATCTTCCGCGCATGCACGCCCGAAGTCGCTGGTCCCGGCACGCTTCGGCCGATCCTGGACCCCTACAACGAGGCCGGCAGCAGCCGTCATGTCAGCTTCGCCACCACCAAGACGAATTTCTGGACCCCCGACGCGCAGAAATGCCAGGTCAACCTGATCGTCTGCGACGAGAATTGGGAGGCCGCGGCGGCCCAGGCGCTGGACGGCATGCAGGAGGTGCTGCGCTACGTGAAGAACGACCGGCTGGGCTTCGAAGTGCCCTATGTGGATGGCAGCACCGAGCGCCACTACCGGCCCGACTTCATCGTGGTGGTGGATGACGGTCGCGGCCCGGATGATCCGCTGCACCTCGTGCTGGAGGTGAAGGGCCGCCAGACCGCGCAGGACGACGCAAAGCACGACACCATGCGCAAACTCTGGGTGCCGGCGGTGAACGCGCTGGGGCGCTTCGGCCGCTGGGATTTTTGCCGGGTGGATGGACCCTATGGCGTGGATGAGATCATCCGGCGGCGGCTGAACGCCGACGCTCTCTCACGCGCCGCCTGA
- a CDS encoding recombinase family protein, whose amino-acid sequence MKMRATTTAMPASTKKLRCAVYTRKSTDEGLDKEFNTLDAQRDACEAYITSQRAEGWALVRDRYDDGGFSGGTLERPALQRLLRDIQADLVDVIVVYKIDRLSRSLMDFAKLVEVMDAHGVTFVSVTQSFNTTTSMGRLTLNILLSFAQFEREVIGERIRDKFAASRARGMWMGGKVPLGYDVVARKLVVNEEEALRVRRVFEIFAETGSGIETVARLRAEGATSKAGRPLDKGDVYKLLNNRTYVGEAAHKGQVYPGEHQAIVSRELWDRAHAILQVSPRIRANQNRAQTPALLKGLIFGVDGRALSPTHARKNGRLYRYYVAQRVLKGDAAGDASIVRRVSAAEIEAAVVDQVRALLRQPEIVVGTWRAARVEAPDLTEGETHDALHRLDPLWEHLFPAEQARIVRSLVERVVVGPAGADIRLRLDGLGGLVRDLTAISPSALMTAA is encoded by the coding sequence ATGAAGATGCGCGCCACCACCACGGCGATGCCCGCCAGCACAAAGAAGCTGCGCTGCGCGGTCTACACGCGGAAGAGCACCGACGAGGGCTTGGACAAGGAGTTCAACACCCTCGACGCGCAGCGCGACGCCTGCGAGGCGTACATCACCAGCCAACGCGCCGAGGGCTGGGCGCTGGTGCGCGATCGCTACGACGACGGCGGCTTCTCCGGCGGCACGTTGGAGCGGCCGGCGCTGCAGCGGCTCCTGCGCGATATCCAGGCCGACCTGGTCGACGTGATCGTGGTCTACAAGATTGATCGCCTCAGCCGCTCGCTGATGGATTTCGCCAAGCTGGTCGAGGTGATGGACGCGCATGGCGTCACCTTTGTGTCCGTGACGCAGAGCTTCAACACGACTACCAGCATGGGCCGGCTGACGCTCAACATCCTGCTTAGCTTCGCGCAGTTCGAGCGCGAGGTAATCGGCGAGCGCATTCGCGACAAATTCGCAGCGTCGCGGGCGCGAGGGATGTGGATGGGGGGCAAGGTGCCGCTCGGCTACGACGTCGTGGCCCGCAAGCTGGTGGTGAACGAGGAGGAGGCTCTGCGCGTCCGCCGCGTGTTCGAGATCTTCGCCGAGACCGGGTCGGGCATCGAGACGGTGGCGCGCCTTCGGGCTGAGGGCGCCACCAGCAAGGCCGGACGACCGCTCGACAAGGGTGATGTCTACAAGCTGCTGAACAATCGGACCTACGTCGGGGAGGCTGCGCACAAGGGGCAGGTCTATCCCGGCGAGCACCAGGCGATCGTGTCGCGGGAACTCTGGGACCGGGCACACGCAATCCTGCAGGTCAGCCCGCGAATCCGCGCCAACCAGAACCGGGCGCAGACGCCGGCGCTGCTGAAGGGGCTGATCTTCGGTGTGGACGGGCGGGCACTGTCGCCGACCCACGCGCGGAAGAACGGTCGGCTCTACCGCTACTACGTGGCCCAGCGGGTCCTGAAGGGTGATGCTGCCGGCGACGCCAGCATTGTGCGCCGGGTCTCGGCGGCCGAGATCGAGGCGGCGGTGGTGGACCAGGTGCGGGCGCTGCTGCGCCAACCGGAGATCGTGGTCGGCACCTGGCGCGCGGCGCGCGTGGAGGCGCCGGACCTGACCGAGGGCGAGACCCACGACGCGCTGCATCGGCTCGACCCGCTGTGGGAACACCTCTTTCCGGCGGAGCAGGCGCGGATCGTGCGGTCGCTGGTGGAGCGGGTGGTGGTGGGCCCGGCCGGTGCCGACATTCGGCTGCGGCTGGACGGGCTCGGCGGCCTGGTCCGCGACCTCACCGCCATCTCGCCCAGCGCACTGATGACGGCAGCATGA
- a CDS encoding DUF2924 domain-containing protein, translated as MTRRSTAAPAPAPTIPTIPPTQVLSRLAALQAAPTATLKQQWRELFGKEPPPWNRAYIQSRLAYRIQELAYGGLKPETVDRLVALGEQLDGGNVVLRRIRADSRPLAGTRLIREWQGVQHVVTVRADDFEYEGRPYRSLSAIARHITGTRWNGWTFFGLRQPGGGA; from the coding sequence ATGACCAGACGATCCACCGCCGCGCCCGCGCCGGCGCCCACCATCCCGACGATCCCACCGACGCAGGTGCTGAGCCGGCTCGCCGCGCTGCAGGCGGCGCCGACCGCCACGCTCAAGCAGCAATGGCGGGAGCTCTTCGGGAAGGAGCCGCCGCCCTGGAACCGGGCCTATATCCAGAGCCGGCTCGCGTATCGCATCCAGGAGCTCGCGTATGGCGGGCTGAAGCCCGAAACCGTCGATCGACTGGTGGCGCTGGGCGAGCAGTTGGACGGCGGCAACGTGGTCCTTCGCCGTATCCGCGCCGACAGCCGGCCGCTGGCGGGCACCCGCCTCATCCGGGAATGGCAGGGCGTGCAGCACGTGGTCACCGTTCGCGCCGATGACTTCGAATACGAGGGCCGGCCGTATCGGTCTCTATCGGCCATCGCGCGGCACATCACTGGCACGCGCTGGAACGGCTGGACCTTCTTCGGCCTGCGCCAGCCAGGCGGTGGCGCATGA
- a CDS encoding winged helix-turn-helix domain-containing protein, which yields MTTLLASLLQQIDLHPIRALPAAACVGWEPLRDHLRQVGILAWRPPLDEADAADVEFVDGEPYLTVVQDDLHARSLDIDFRATAVAIRRDSGITGPPLELLDARVVRIGAVPAKPYPCGVYLVRLLSDRNALDTLSAIKARHGAGRVIIMTPTLRFLSPETLRLIQPLGITISPVAERIAGALPAPFRMLLDDLVSGQEAAPREDALQIDEIRSVAAFRGSELSLTPREFHALRELAGAAADRDPIVSRGAILDVLARYSTHGEEPRDEQVTLVISAIKKVIAAAASPEEKASDALIRTVRGVGYELRLPADRIWFRRSDARAE from the coding sequence ATGACGACCCTGCTCGCCTCGCTGCTGCAGCAGATTGATCTGCATCCCATCCGCGCGCTGCCCGCCGCAGCCTGCGTAGGGTGGGAGCCACTTCGAGATCACCTCCGCCAAGTGGGCATCCTGGCCTGGCGTCCACCGCTGGACGAGGCGGACGCAGCGGATGTCGAGTTTGTCGATGGCGAGCCCTACCTCACCGTCGTCCAAGATGATCTGCATGCGCGTTCGCTCGACATCGACTTTCGCGCGACGGCGGTCGCAATCCGCCGCGACAGCGGGATCACGGGTCCGCCTTTGGAACTGCTGGACGCACGGGTTGTGCGCATCGGTGCCGTCCCGGCCAAACCGTACCCGTGCGGCGTCTACCTGGTGCGACTCCTGTCCGACCGGAATGCGCTGGACACCTTGTCGGCCATCAAGGCACGCCATGGTGCGGGTCGCGTGATCATCATGACACCGACATTGCGCTTCCTCAGTCCCGAGACGCTTCGTTTGATTCAGCCACTCGGCATCACCATCAGCCCCGTCGCCGAGCGCATAGCTGGCGCCCTGCCCGCACCTTTCCGAATGCTGCTCGACGATCTTGTCAGCGGACAGGAGGCGGCTCCGCGCGAGGATGCTTTGCAGATCGACGAGATTCGCTCGGTTGCGGCCTTTCGGGGCAGCGAGCTTTCGCTGACCCCCCGTGAATTCCACGCCCTGCGAGAACTCGCCGGTGCGGCTGCCGACCGCGATCCCATCGTTTCGAGGGGTGCGATCCTGGATGTTCTCGCCAGATACTCGACCCATGGCGAGGAGCCGAGAGACGAGCAGGTGACACTGGTCATCTCGGCCATCAAGAAGGTCATTGCGGCAGCAGCGTCACCGGAAGAGAAAGCCTCGGACGCGCTCATCCGGACCGTTCGCGGTGTAGGGTACGAGCTTCGGCTGCCGGCTGACCGCATCTGGTTTCGACGCTCGGACGCACGAGCAGAATAG
- a CDS encoding sigma factor, giving the protein MGSRPNLPDLAPAHHLAGVAASALCRSLGLPPEDREDFRQDLLVDLLTRLPAYDPAKGEFGAFARVCIRNAAALIAGKARRQRAARHPRSLDDAVPNTEGLTLGDTIAEADGYGAWCGQSTDAIGALERRLDLERAAGAIAPEDYPLCAALSEHTPHEFGEQKTMPRMRIYRRIREIRLRLLAAGIPSAA; this is encoded by the coding sequence ATGGGTTCCCGCCCCAATCTCCCCGACCTCGCTCCGGCCCACCATCTCGCCGGAGTTGCAGCCTCGGCCCTGTGCCGCAGCCTCGGCCTGCCGCCTGAGGATCGCGAAGACTTCCGCCAGGATCTTCTTGTCGATCTTTTGACCCGTCTTCCTGCCTACGACCCCGCGAAGGGCGAGTTCGGCGCCTTCGCTCGGGTCTGCATCCGGAATGCTGCCGCACTGATCGCCGGCAAAGCCCGTCGCCAGCGCGCTGCCCGCCATCCGCGTTCCCTCGACGATGCCGTTCCCAACACCGAAGGCCTGACGCTGGGCGACACCATCGCGGAGGCGGATGGATACGGCGCGTGGTGCGGCCAGTCCACCGACGCCATCGGCGCGCTGGAACGCCGCCTCGACCTGGAGCGCGCGGCCGGTGCAATCGCCCCCGAGGACTACCCGCTCTGCGCAGCGCTCAGCGAGCACACGCCGCACGAGTTCGGCGAGCAGAAGACGATGCCGCGCATGCGCATCTATCGCCGCATCCGGGAAATCCGCCTGCGGCTGCTCGCCGCCGGCATCCCCTCCGCCGCCTGA